One bacterium genomic window carries:
- the tsaA gene encoding tRNA (N6-threonylcarbamoyladenosine(37)-N6)-methyltransferase TrmO, giving the protein MSSNPSLSQKRIVYQPIGILHTMHQDLEKTPIQPVFAAGCKGEADIFPPFVDGLEDLDGYSHIYLIYHLHRGQPMQLRVRPFLDDVARGIFATRATCRPNPIGFSIVRLLKRQGAVLLLEDVDILDQTPLLDIKPYVERFDCIQGCRSGWQDQVDDATARIRGKRGFAGTGTDETK; this is encoded by the coding sequence ATGTCGAGCAATCCATCCCTATCGCAGAAACGGATCGTCTATCAGCCGATCGGCATCCTGCACACCATGCATCAGGATCTAGAAAAAACACCCATTCAACCGGTTTTCGCCGCCGGCTGCAAGGGCGAGGCGGATATTTTCCCGCCTTTTGTCGACGGACTCGAGGATCTGGATGGATATTCGCATATCTATTTGATCTATCACTTGCATCGCGGTCAGCCGATGCAACTGAGGGTTCGGCCTTTTCTCGACGATGTGGCCAGAGGGATCTTTGCCACCCGGGCGACCTGCCGGCCCAATCCCATCGGCTTTAGCATTGTCCGTCTGCTCAAGCGGCAGGGCGCTGTTCTGTTGCTGGAGGACGTAGACATTCTGGATCAAACGCCGCTGCTGGACATTAAACCTTATGTAGAGAGGTTTGATTGTATTCAGGGCTGTCGCAGCGGATGGCAAGATCAGGTGGATGACGCGACCGCCCGAATCCGTGGAAAGCGTGGTTTTGCCGGTACCGGAAC